In Blautia wexlerae DSM 19850, a single window of DNA contains:
- a CDS encoding tyrosine-type recombinase/integrase produces the protein MPYIFTDDELRRVFAESDKEPYCKTNPCRHLIIPVIYRLIYFCGLRPNEGRELKRSDFCYEDKTLYIRKNKSHRERLIPVSAGVADMCQQYLGKAGRPDTGGGR, from the coding sequence ATGCCATATATTTTTACAGATGATGAATTGCGTAGAGTGTTTGCCGAGAGCGATAAGGAACCGTACTGTAAAACAAACCCATGCCGCCATCTGATTATTCCTGTTATCTACAGGTTAATTTATTTCTGTGGTCTCCGACCGAATGAGGGTAGGGAACTGAAACGTTCTGATTTCTGCTATGAGGACAAAACCCTATATATCCGAAAAAACAAGTCTCACAGGGAGCGGCTGATTCCCGTGTCTGCTGGTGTGGCTGATATGTGCCAGCAATATCTGGGAAAAGCTGGACGCCCTGATACCGGAGGTGGAAGATGA
- a CDS encoding tyrosine-type recombinase/integrase gives MWQETDRGYSVNSRNQRMCAVKSFLRYAAEKDKILMPLFLDVKVIPKKKDTRVREIEFFSESALKAILEQPDRNKKNGQRDLFFMILMYDTGARAQEILDLRLCNIRMDGKNPYVVITGKGAKTRNVPIMEKTCKHLKSYLHRFHIEDNPEEYLFYIERKGIRSQMSIDNVEKFVARYGKKAQETSTDVPEHLYPHMWRHSRAMHLYRNGMPLPLVTEWLGHAKMDTARCFIQMLIQR, from the coding sequence ATGTGGCAGGAAACAGACCGCGGTTACAGTGTAAACAGCAGAAACCAGCGGATGTGTGCAGTTAAATCATTTCTCAGATATGCCGCAGAAAAGGATAAGATTCTCATGCCGCTTTTTCTGGATGTGAAAGTCATTCCTAAAAAGAAAGATACTCGTGTGCGGGAAATAGAATTTTTCAGCGAGTCAGCCTTGAAAGCTATCCTGGAGCAGCCTGACCGGAATAAGAAAAACGGGCAGAGAGACCTTTTCTTTATGATACTTATGTATGATACCGGTGCAAGGGCACAGGAGATACTTGACTTACGGCTTTGCAATATCCGTATGGATGGAAAAAATCCTTATGTTGTTATAACAGGCAAGGGTGCTAAAACAAGAAATGTTCCAATCATGGAAAAAACGTGTAAACACCTGAAATCCTACCTTCATAGATTCCATATAGAAGATAATCCAGAAGAATATCTTTTTTATATAGAACGTAAAGGAATACGGTCACAAATGTCAATTGACAACGTAGAGAAATTTGTTGCACGTTATGGAAAAAAAGCACAGGAGACTTCAACAGATGTGCCAGAGCATCTATATCCCCATATGTGGAGACATTCACGTGCGATGCATTTGTATAGGAATGGTATGCCACTCCCATTGGTGACCGAATGGCTTGGACATGCAAAAATGGATACGGCAAGGTGTTTTATACAAATGCTGATACAACGATGA
- a CDS encoding DUF6664 family protein, which translates to MTAEEHTAFTQYLHLVRQRDDMERQQIYFRGHTDAVAYLRKIKAI; encoded by the coding sequence TTGACCGCTGAGGAACACACAGCCTTTACGCAGTATCTGCATCTGGTGCGTCAGAGGGATGATATGGAGCGACAGCAGATTTACTTCCGTGGTCATACAGATGCGGTGGCATATCTCAGAAAAATCAAGGCGATTTGA